In Calothrix sp. PCC 7507, one DNA window encodes the following:
- the petN gene encoding cytochrome b6-f complex subunit PetN, producing the protein MEILTLGWVSLLVVFTWSIAMVVWGRNGL; encoded by the coding sequence ATGGAAATTTTGACACTGGGTTGGGTATCGTTACTAGTCGTGTTTACTTGGTCAATTGCAATGGTAGTTTGGGGCCGTAACGGACTGTAG
- a CDS encoding 3'-5' exonuclease, with product MAHYFLIVDLEATCSDDGSIPRHEMEIIEIGAVMLNRENWEIDSEFQTFIKPIRHPKLTNFCTELTTICQHDVENAPEFAKAIKNFQEWMYSFPNYIFCSWGNYDKTQFIQDCKFHNISYPFNSEHRNIKKEFSEYIVTSKSFGMAQALNHLEIELKGTHHRGIDDARNIASIYRYMQTKKYS from the coding sequence ATGGCTCATTACTTTCTGATAGTTGATCTTGAAGCTACTTGCTCTGATGATGGCAGTATTCCGCGTCATGAAATGGAAATTATCGAAATTGGTGCGGTGATGCTCAATAGAGAAAACTGGGAAATTGATTCTGAGTTTCAAACATTCATCAAACCTATAAGACATCCAAAACTGACAAATTTCTGTACAGAATTAACTACTATCTGTCAGCATGATGTAGAAAATGCTCCTGAGTTTGCCAAAGCAATAAAAAATTTTCAAGAATGGATGTATTCATTTCCTAATTATATTTTCTGTTCTTGGGGTAATTACGACAAAACACAATTTATCCAAGATTGTAAGTTTCATAATATTTCCTACCCTTTTAATTCAGAACACAGAAATATCAAAAAAGAATTTTCAGAATATATTGTCACATCTAAAAGCTTTGGCATGGCTCAAGCTCTCAATCATCTAGAAATAGAATTAAAAGGTACACATCATCGAGGTATTGATGATGCCCGCAACATAGCATCTATCTATAGATATATGCAAACTAAAAAATATAGTTGA
- a CDS encoding cistern family PEP-CTERM protein, which yields MNKKALKDKADRDDYETLKSANSDLENKKALKDKADRDDDETLKSANSDYATKKALKDKADRDDDETLKSANSDYATKKALKDKADSDDYETLKAANSDYATKKALKDKADRDDYDTLKAANSDYATKKALKDKADRDDYDTLKAANSDYATKKALKDKADSDDYETLKAANSDYATKKALKDKADRDDYDTLKAANSDYATKKALKDKADRDDYDTLKAANSDYATKKALKDKADRDDYETLKAANSDLEQKKRNKDNPPRGMSKQQAENEYNAAVQVAKTKINKDCEDAKNVAKTKINKDCEDAKNVAKTKINKDCEDAKNVAKTKINKDCEDAKNVAKTKINKDCEDAKNVAKTKIDKDCDTAKNAAKQKINNDYEAAKNVAKDKINKDCDTAKNAAKQKINNDYEAAKNVAKDKINKDCTAAENAAKEAADKAAKAAADKVAAETAAKTAKEAAEKEKAAKEAAAKAEKERVEKEAADKAAKEAAAKAEKERVEKEAADKAAKETAAKAEKERVEKEAADKAAKEAAAKAEQEKSDKEKAEKEAADKAAKEAADKAEKARVEREAADKAAKEAADKAEKARVEREAADKAVKEAAAKAEQERVEREAVEKAVKEAAAKAEQERVEREAAAKAEKEKADKEAAAKAEKEKADKEAAAKAEKERVEREAVEKAVKEAAEKETAAKAEKLAKEAAEKEAVTKDSTSTRPLPIISFNVSDIGKKFQFNFDGSVATQNVSGLTSTAWLTLKSFTGDAANFDVALDNTSTNGINSRTSGLGFNVYSDLKSTNKLDLASGKTNVSGLYSNTVFDGSFPNQFGDIDVCFTQGNTCQGGQNGGVKTNDGIENFSFSLAFNKTVDSFALGNFGVRYQSIEGTNLGTSGTGRGTYYVAKEPAPKKVPEPGTSAGLGLFVVGALRLLKRKPRV from the coding sequence ATCAACAAGAAAGCCCTCAAAGATAAGGCTGATCGTGACGACTACGAAACATTAAAATCCGCCAACTCCGATTTAGAAAATAAGAAAGCCCTCAAAGACAAGGCTGATCGTGACGATGACGAAACATTAAAATCCGCCAACTCCGATTACGCAACTAAGAAAGCCCTCAAAGACAAGGCTGATCGTGACGATGACGAAACATTAAAATCCGCCAACTCCGATTACGCAACTAAGAAAGCCCTCAAAGACAAGGCCGATAGTGATGACTATGAAACACTAAAAGCTGCCAACTCCGATTACGCAACTAAGAAAGCCCTCAAAGACAAGGCTGATCGTGATGACTACGACACATTAAAAGCTGCCAACTCCGATTACGCAACTAAGAAAGCCCTCAAAGACAAGGCTGATCGTGATGACTACGACACATTAAAAGCTGCCAACTCCGATTACGCAACTAAGAAAGCCCTCAAAGACAAAGCCGATAGTGATGACTACGAAACACTAAAAGCTGCCAACTCCGATTACGCCACCAAGAAAGCCCTCAAAGACAAGGCTGATCGTGATGACTACGACACATTAAAAGCTGCCAACTCCGATTACGCAACTAAGAAAGCCCTCAAAGACAAGGCTGATCGTGATGACTACGACACATTAAAAGCTGCCAACTCCGATTACGCAACTAAGAAAGCCCTCAAAGACAAGGCTGATCGTGATGACTACGAAACACTAAAAGCTGCCAACTCCGATTTGGAACAGAAGAAAAGAAATAAAGATAATCCACCAAGGGGGATGAGCAAACAGCAGGCGGAGAACGAATACAATGCAGCGGTACAAGTAGCCAAAACTAAGATTAATAAGGACTGTGAGGATGCAAAAAATGTAGCCAAAACTAAGATTAATAAGGACTGTGAGGATGCAAAAAATGTAGCTAAAACTAAGATTAATAAGGACTGTGAGGATGCAAAAAATGTAGCCAAAACTAAGATTAATAAGGACTGTGAGGATGCAAAAAATGTAGCTAAAACTAAGATTAATAAGGACTGTGAGGATGCAAAAAATGTAGCTAAAACTAAGATTGATAAGGACTGTGATACTGCAAAAAATGCAGCCAAGCAAAAAATTAATAATGACTACGAGGCTGCGAAAAATGTCGCCAAAGACAAGATTAATAAGGACTGTGATACTGCGAAAAATGCAGCCAAGCAAAAGATTAATAATGACTACGAGGCTGCGAAAAATGTCGCCAAAGATAAGATTAATAAGGACTGTACAGCAGCAGAAAATGCTGCCAAAGAAGCTGCAGACAAGGCAGCTAAAGCAGCTGCAGACAAAGTAGCAGCGGAAACTGCTGCTAAGACAGCAAAAGAAGCTGCTGAGAAAGAGAAGGCTGCAAAAGAAGCTGCTGCTAAGGCCGAGAAAGAAAGAGTTGAAAAGGAAGCTGCAGACAAGGCTGCAAAAGAAGCTGCTGCTAAGGCTGAGAAAGAAAGAGTTGAGAAGGAAGCTGCAGACAAGGCTGCCAAAGAAACTGCTGCTAAGGCTGAGAAGGAAAGAGTTGAGAAGGAAGCTGCAGACAAGGCTGCAAAAGAAGCTGCTGCTAAGGCTGAACAAGAAAAATCCGATAAGGAGAAAGCCGAGAAGGAAGCTGCAGACAAGGCTGCCAAAGAAGCTGCAGACAAGGCTGAAAAGGCAAGAGTTGAAAGGGAAGCTGCAGACAAGGCTGCCAAAGAAGCTGCAGACAAGGCTGAAAAGGCAAGAGTTGAGAGGGAAGCTGCGGACAAGGCTGTCAAAGAAGCTGCTGCTAAGGCTGAACAAGAAAGAGTTGAAAGGGAAGCCGTAGAAAAAGCTGTCAAAGAAGCTGCTGCTAAGGCTGAACAAGAAAGAGTTGAAAGGGAAGCTGCCGCTAAGGCTGAGAAGGAAAAAGCTGACAAAGAAGCTGCCGCTAAGGCTGAGAAGGAAAAAGCCGACAAAGAAGCTGCCGCTAAGGCTGAGAAAGAGAGAGTTGAAAGGGAAGCCGTAGAAAAGGCTGTCAAAGAAGCTGCTGAGAAAGAAACTGCTGCTAAAGCTGAGAAATTAGCCAAAGAAGCGGCTGAGAAAGAAGCTGTTACCAAAGACTCAACTTCAACCAGACCCTTACCCATTATCAGTTTCAATGTCAGTGATATTGGCAAGAAATTCCAGTTCAACTTTGACGGTAGTGTAGCTACTCAAAATGTTTCTGGACTCACATCTACAGCATGGTTGACTTTGAAAAGCTTCACTGGTGACGCAGCTAACTTTGATGTCGCTCTCGATAACACCTCTACTAATGGCATCAATTCTAGAACTTCTGGCTTAGGTTTCAACGTTTACTCTGATCTGAAGTCTACCAATAAGCTTGATTTAGCTTCTGGAAAAACAAATGTCTCAGGGCTGTATAGCAACACTGTTTTCGACGGCTCATTTCCCAACCAATTTGGTGATATTGATGTCTGTTTTACACAAGGTAACACCTGCCAAGGGGGACAGAATGGTGGTGTGAAGACCAATGATGGTATTGAGAATTTTTCCTTCTCTCTAGCTTTTAATAAAACTGTTGACTCATTCGCATTAGGCAACTTTGGAGTTCGCTACCAAAGTATTGAAGGTACGAATCTTGGTACTAGCGGTACAGGTCGAGGTACTTATTATGTGGCGAAAGAACCTGCACCTAAAAAAGTCCCTGAGCCTGGTACATCTGCTGGTTTAGGATTATTTGTTGTGGGTGCGCTAAGACTGCTGAAGAGAAAGCCTAGAGTTTAA
- the grxC gene encoding glutaredoxin 3 — MATKVEIYTWRTCPFCISAKNLLHEKGVEFIEYSIDGDEAARAKMAQRANGRRSLPQIFINDEHIGGCDDIYALDDQGKLDELLTSANSV, encoded by the coding sequence ATGGCTACCAAAGTAGAAATTTACACTTGGAGGACTTGCCCATTTTGCATCAGTGCCAAAAACTTATTACACGAGAAAGGAGTTGAATTTATTGAATACAGCATTGATGGAGATGAGGCGGCAAGAGCTAAAATGGCTCAGAGGGCAAATGGCAGACGCTCTTTACCACAAATTTTCATCAATGATGAGCATATTGGCGGTTGTGATGATATCTACGCTTTAGACGATCAAGGCAAGCTAGATGAGCTACTAACTTCTGCTAATAGCGTGTAA
- the gshB gene encoding glutathione synthase yields the protein MKLAFIIDPIHQLDPCHDTSVALMEAAQNLGHEIWVTQVNLLTVIESKAWAFLQQVELVPVQLVEGRYLALNPWYKLGARSLISLETMDAVFMRTDPPVNDSYLYATYILDYIDQNKTLVVNSPSGIRDANEKMYALQFTDAIPETIVSADQQFIRKFVEAKGATILKPLGNKAGEGILFLQSGDRNFNSIVELSTLQGRIPVMVQTYLPAAKEGDKRIILLNGEPIGALNRLSSGSDFRNNMATGGTVAQTEITPREQEICTQIAQKLRQDGLIFVGIDVIGGYLTEVNVTSPTGVREIDRLDGTQLGNQVIQWVEQTLNRKKQQ from the coding sequence GTGAAACTTGCTTTTATTATTGATCCCATCCATCAACTTGACCCATGTCATGATACCAGTGTCGCCCTGATGGAAGCAGCGCAAAACCTGGGACATGAAATTTGGGTGACTCAGGTAAACCTGTTGACTGTGATAGAGAGCAAAGCCTGGGCTTTCCTACAGCAGGTAGAACTTGTACCAGTGCAGTTGGTGGAGGGACGCTATTTAGCACTAAATCCTTGGTATAAGTTGGGCGCTCGCTCCTTAATTTCCCTGGAAACAATGGATGCCGTATTTATGCGGACAGATCCACCAGTTAACGATTCTTACCTTTATGCCACCTACATTTTGGATTACATCGACCAAAATAAAACCTTGGTAGTTAATAGTCCGAGTGGTATCAGAGACGCAAACGAAAAAATGTATGCCCTCCAGTTTACCGATGCAATTCCCGAAACCATAGTTAGTGCTGATCAGCAGTTCATCCGCAAATTTGTGGAAGCAAAAGGGGCTACAATTCTCAAACCATTGGGAAACAAAGCTGGAGAGGGAATTTTATTTTTACAATCAGGCGATCGCAATTTTAATTCCATAGTCGAACTTAGCACCCTCCAAGGTCGAATACCAGTGATGGTACAAACCTATTTACCTGCAGCCAAAGAGGGAGACAAGCGGATTATTTTACTCAATGGGGAACCAATTGGTGCCCTCAATCGCCTTTCTAGTGGCAGTGACTTTCGCAATAATATGGCAACTGGCGGTACAGTCGCTCAAACCGAAATTACCCCTAGAGAACAGGAAATATGTACCCAAATAGCCCAAAAATTACGCCAAGATGGCTTAATTTTTGTGGGTATTGATGTAATCGGTGGCTATCTAACCGAAGTCAACGTCACCAGTCCTACTGGAGTCCGTGAGATTGATAGGCTAGATGGAACTCAACTTGGTAATCAGGTCATTCAATGGGTTGAGCAGACTCTAAACAGAAAAAAACAACAATAA
- the ftsZ gene encoding cell division protein FtsZ, whose protein sequence is MTLDNNQGLTYKNSQSVGQPGFPLAVNSTNPFNHSGLNFGQNHESKKITSESNRIGEIVPGRIANIKVIGVGGGGGNAVNRMIESDVNGVEFWSINTDSQALTLAGAPSRLQIGQKLTRGLGAGGNPAIGQKAAEESRDEIATALEGADLVFITAGMGGGTGTGAAPIVAEVAKEMGALTVGVVTRPFVFEGRRRTSQAEQGIEGLKSRVDTLIIIPNNKLLEVIPEQTPVQEAFRYADDVLRQGVQGISDIITIPGLVNVDFADVRAVMADAGSALMGIGVSSGKSRAREAAIAAISSPLLECSIEGARGVVFNITGGSDLTLHEVNAAAETIYEVVDPNANIIFGAVIDDRLQGEVRITVIATGFTGEVQAAPQQNVTNVRVAASSRKPTSQPPAVNPPTPITEPKEKPILDIPDFLQRRRTPPKN, encoded by the coding sequence ATGACACTTGATAATAACCAAGGGCTTACCTATAAAAACTCCCAATCTGTGGGACAGCCAGGGTTCCCACTGGCGGTTAACTCAACCAATCCCTTTAATCACTCCGGGCTGAACTTTGGACAAAATCACGAAAGCAAGAAGATTACTTCCGAAAGTAACCGCATTGGTGAGATTGTTCCCGGTCGCATTGCCAATATTAAAGTGATTGGCGTAGGTGGTGGCGGTGGTAATGCTGTTAACCGCATGATTGAGTCCGACGTCAATGGAGTAGAGTTTTGGTCAATTAACACCGATTCGCAAGCTTTGACTTTGGCAGGTGCTCCTAGTCGGCTGCAAATAGGACAGAAGCTAACACGGGGTTTAGGCGCAGGTGGTAATCCTGCCATTGGTCAAAAGGCCGCTGAGGAGTCACGGGATGAAATAGCTACGGCTTTAGAAGGTGCCGACTTAGTGTTTATTACTGCTGGTATGGGAGGAGGCACTGGAACGGGTGCTGCGCCTATTGTTGCAGAAGTAGCAAAAGAAATGGGCGCTCTTACTGTCGGTGTTGTGACACGTCCATTTGTCTTCGAGGGACGTCGCCGTACCAGTCAAGCAGAGCAAGGCATTGAAGGATTAAAAAGTAGGGTAGATACACTAATTATTATTCCCAATAACAAATTGCTGGAAGTGATCCCAGAGCAAACGCCTGTGCAAGAAGCTTTTCGCTACGCTGATGATGTGTTGCGTCAGGGGGTGCAGGGAATCTCTGATATCATCACAATTCCCGGTTTGGTCAATGTTGACTTTGCTGATGTCCGCGCTGTGATGGCAGATGCGGGATCAGCACTAATGGGAATAGGTGTGAGTTCTGGGAAGTCAAGAGCTAGGGAGGCGGCGATCGCTGCTATTTCTTCCCCTCTATTAGAATGTTCTATTGAAGGAGCTAGAGGAGTAGTCTTTAACATTACTGGTGGTAGCGACCTCACTCTCCATGAAGTGAATGCTGCAGCAGAAACGATTTACGAAGTAGTTGATCCCAACGCCAATATCATTTTTGGAGCGGTAATTGATGATCGGCTCCAAGGTGAGGTGAGAATTACCGTAATTGCAACTGGATTTACAGGTGAGGTTCAAGCCGCACCACAGCAAAACGTAACTAACGTGCGCGTAGCAGCTTCCTCAAGAAAACCAACATCACAGCCACCAGCAGTTAATCCTCCCACACCAATTACAGAACCTAAAGAAAAACCCATACTAGATATTCCTGATTTTCTTCAACGACGACGTACACCACCCAAGAACTAA
- a CDS encoding cell division protein FtsQ/DivIB has product MAGIISISRMDLAQRRQKLRRRRRMKIIQAIWRTFAISGLAASLLWLAIQPMWVLNAPKQIVMKSGEQLLSDKAIQSLLVLSYPQSLWRIQPSLIAESLKQQPTIAQATVSRRLFPPGLIIEIQERVPVAMAQRPKTVNGNQQVSLGLLDANGVWMPLEKYTSLNPTVKLPMLKVIGLPEQYRPFWTQLYQAVSQSLVKITEIDCQDPTNLILKTELGNVYLGSPGSQLSEKIKILAQMRHLPTKLNSSQIEYIDLKNPENPLVQVNQKNQKVNSRKP; this is encoded by the coding sequence ATGGCTGGCATAATATCAATTTCCCGGATGGATTTAGCCCAACGGCGTCAGAAATTACGGCGGCGGCGGCGGATGAAAATTATTCAGGCTATTTGGCGAACTTTTGCGATTAGTGGTCTGGCAGCTAGTCTCCTGTGGTTGGCAATTCAACCAATGTGGGTACTAAATGCTCCCAAGCAAATTGTGATGAAATCAGGGGAGCAATTACTGTCAGATAAAGCAATTCAGTCATTGCTAGTGCTATCTTATCCTCAGTCTCTATGGCGTATACAACCGTCTTTGATCGCCGAGTCTTTGAAACAACAACCGACCATTGCACAAGCGACCGTTAGCCGTCGTCTTTTTCCACCTGGATTGATTATCGAAATTCAAGAACGAGTACCCGTAGCTATGGCACAAAGGCCCAAAACTGTTAATGGGAATCAACAAGTATCTTTGGGCTTACTAGATGCAAATGGGGTTTGGATGCCCTTGGAAAAATACACATCACTTAATCCTACGGTTAAATTACCTATGTTGAAAGTGATTGGTTTGCCAGAGCAGTACCGCCCCTTCTGGACGCAACTTTATCAAGCTGTGAGCCAGAGTTTAGTAAAAATAACAGAAATTGATTGTCAAGATCCGACAAACTTGATTCTGAAAACAGAACTAGGTAATGTTTATCTCGGTTCGCCAGGTTCCCAGTTATCTGAAAAAATCAAGATCCTTGCTCAAATGCGCCATTTACCAACCAAACTCAATTCCAGCCAAATAGAGTATATTGATTTGAAAAATCCTGAAAATCCATTAGTACAAGTGAACCAAAAAAATCAGAAAGTCAACTCCAGAAAGCCTTAA
- a CDS encoding P-loop NTPase fold protein, which yields MRTTLNLSRFYKACNPSYTLNMGDVLDRQYYIDFANVRGCKIVEELQRTISRISPNEPTCQLFTGHIGCGKSTELQRLKAELEVAGFHVVYFESSQDLDMADIDVSDILLSVARQVSVSLEGIGIKLKPGYFTNLFKDIGDFLQTPIEISGQAELSLGIAKITAKTKDSAQTRNQLRQYLEPRTNSILQAINEEILEKAIEQLKQRGQKGLVVIVDNLDRVDMRPVASGRTQPEYLFIDRGEQLRRLKCHVVYTIPLALIFSNEYETLKNRLGGGIAPKLLPMVLVRQRNGSDYEPGMSLLRQLVLARAFPEVTWNERSLLIAELFDHPETLDRICRVSGGHIRNLLGLLYSCLQRQDPPFSRDCLEAVIKDYRDDLLLAIDECQWELLFEVVQQQNVKGESDYQSLLRSMYLFEYRDPQGRWFGISPALAETEKVLTWQQNK from the coding sequence ATGAGAACGACACTGAATCTGTCACGTTTTTATAAAGCATGTAACCCGAGCTACACACTCAATATGGGTGATGTACTTGATCGGCAGTACTATATAGATTTCGCTAATGTACGTGGTTGCAAAATTGTGGAAGAATTGCAACGTACTATCAGCCGTATTTCTCCGAATGAGCCTACTTGCCAGTTATTTACGGGTCATATTGGCTGTGGAAAGTCCACAGAGTTGCAACGCTTGAAAGCAGAACTGGAAGTAGCTGGATTTCATGTGGTTTATTTTGAATCTAGCCAAGACTTAGACATGGCGGATATCGATGTCAGTGATATTTTGCTGAGTGTAGCCCGTCAAGTCAGTGTGAGTTTGGAAGGGATTGGCATCAAACTAAAACCGGGTTACTTTACCAATTTATTTAAAGATATTGGGGATTTTTTACAAACTCCGATTGAGATTTCTGGACAGGCGGAGTTGTCCTTGGGTATTGCCAAAATTACGGCCAAAACCAAAGATAGTGCCCAGACCCGTAATCAATTGAGACAATATCTAGAACCACGCACCAATAGTATTTTACAAGCGATTAACGAAGAAATATTAGAAAAAGCTATTGAACAGCTAAAGCAGCGGGGTCAAAAAGGACTGGTAGTAATCGTAGATAATTTAGACCGAGTGGATATGCGTCCTGTAGCATCTGGACGCACGCAACCAGAGTATTTGTTTATCGACCGAGGCGAACAGTTACGCCGTCTGAAGTGCCATGTAGTTTATACAATTCCTTTGGCATTAATTTTTTCTAACGAGTATGAGACACTCAAAAATCGCCTAGGAGGAGGTATTGCACCTAAATTATTACCAATGGTGTTGGTGCGACAGAGAAATGGCAGTGACTATGAACCAGGTATGTCACTATTACGTCAGTTAGTCCTAGCAAGAGCTTTTCCAGAAGTTACTTGGAATGAGAGGTCATTATTGATCGCAGAGTTATTTGATCACCCTGAAACCTTGGATCGGATATGCCGTGTCAGCGGTGGTCACATCCGTAACTTATTAGGTTTGCTCTATAGTTGCTTGCAACGCCAAGATCCACCTTTTTCTAGGGACTGTTTAGAAGCAGTGATTAAGGACTATCGTGATGATTTACTACTAGCCATTGATGAATGCCAATGGGAATTATTATTTGAAGTAGTACAGCAACAAAATGTAAAAGGTGAGTCTGATTACCAGAGCTTACTGCGAAGTATGTATTTATTTGAATATCGTGATCCTCAGGGGCGTTGGTTTGGCATCAGTCCCGCTTTGGCAGAAACTGAAAAAGTCCTGACATGGCAGCAAAACAAGTAG
- a CDS encoding photosystem II manganese-stabilizing polypeptide → MRYRALIVAFLALCLGLITACSDGSSSSSGRDLLTYEQIRGTGLANKCPQLAETRRGSIPIDASQSYAIKELCLEPTQFFVKEEPANKRQEAEFVAGKLLTRYTSTIDQVQGDLKINPDNSLTFVEKDGLDFQAITVQLPGGERVPFLFTIKNLVAQSQPGLSSVSTSTDFEGTFKVPSYRGAAFLDPKGRGVVSGYDNAVALPAQADDDELTRTNVKRAENLSGKISLQVAKIDGVSGEIAGTFESEQPSDTDLGAGEPKEVKIRGLFYGRVESNRS, encoded by the coding sequence ATGAGGTATCGCGCTTTAATTGTTGCATTCTTAGCTTTGTGCTTGGGACTCATAACCGCTTGTAGCGACGGATCTTCTTCTAGTAGTGGTAGAGATTTACTGACTTACGAACAAATTCGCGGCACTGGTTTGGCTAACAAATGCCCCCAACTGGCAGAAACAAGACGTGGTTCGATTCCTATCGATGCTAGCCAGTCCTACGCCATCAAAGAACTTTGCTTGGAACCAACCCAATTCTTTGTAAAAGAAGAACCCGCTAATAAACGGCAAGAAGCAGAATTTGTCGCTGGCAAATTATTGACTAGATACACTTCCACCATTGACCAAGTGCAAGGCGATCTGAAAATTAATCCAGATAATAGCCTGACCTTTGTAGAGAAAGATGGTCTTGACTTCCAAGCCATCACTGTGCAACTACCTGGTGGCGAACGAGTACCTTTCCTATTCACCATCAAAAACTTAGTTGCTCAAAGTCAACCTGGTTTATCCAGTGTTAGTACTTCCACAGACTTTGAAGGCACTTTTAAAGTACCTTCCTATCGTGGTGCTGCCTTCTTAGATCCTAAAGGTCGTGGTGTTGTCAGTGGCTATGATAATGCTGTTGCTCTGCCTGCTCAAGCTGATGACGACGAACTGACCCGGACTAATGTCAAGCGTGCTGAAAATCTCAGTGGCAAAATTTCTCTGCAAGTAGCCAAAATAGATGGTGTTAGTGGTGAAATTGCTGGCACCTTCGAGAGTGAACAGCCATCTGATACTGATTTAGGTGCTGGCGAGCCTAAAGAAGTCAAGATTCGGGGTCTGTTTTACGGTCGAGTTGAGTCAAATCGCAGCTAA
- a CDS encoding RNA polymerase sigma factor SigF — protein MPTTATNELKHEIWQILREYEKSRSETVRNQLVQLNFGLVRKEAHYWMNQCHESYEDLLQVGCLGLIRAIERFEISKGHAFSSFAIPYIRGEIQHYLRDKGVTVRIPRRYLALQQQAIGVSRSLRTKYNRPPTDSELAAALEISTTEWQEIKLAWVNRAPLSLDVPVQDGEEGSTCLGELVPDPHYRSFQLAQEDQFRLQQALVQLENHTREVLECVFLQDLTQKQVAEHLGISVVTVSRRVKKGLDLLKHIMGAADD, from the coding sequence ATGCCAACTACAGCTACCAACGAACTGAAGCACGAGATTTGGCAGATCCTGCGAGAATATGAAAAATCTCGCTCAGAAACTGTCCGGAATCAACTAGTGCAACTCAATTTTGGACTTGTGAGAAAAGAAGCTCACTACTGGATGAATCAATGCCATGAAAGCTATGAGGACTTACTCCAAGTAGGCTGTTTGGGTTTAATTAGAGCTATTGAAAGATTTGAAATTTCTAAAGGACATGCTTTTAGTTCCTTTGCTATCCCTTACATTCGCGGCGAAATTCAGCATTATCTCCGGGATAAAGGTGTCACGGTGCGAATTCCCCGACGTTATTTAGCTCTACAACAGCAGGCTATAGGAGTTTCGCGCTCTTTGCGTACAAAATACAACCGCCCACCCACTGACTCGGAACTAGCAGCAGCATTGGAAATTTCTACAACCGAATGGCAAGAAATTAAATTAGCATGGGTGAATCGCGCTCCTTTAAGCCTAGATGTACCAGTGCAGGATGGAGAGGAAGGGTCTACATGTTTGGGAGAATTGGTTCCAGATCCTCATTACCGCAGCTTTCAACTGGCGCAAGAAGATCAATTTCGTTTACAACAAGCATTGGTTCAGCTAGAAAACCACACTCGTGAAGTTTTGGAATGTGTATTTTTGCAAGACTTGACGCAAAAACAAGTAGCAGAACATCTTGGGATTAGTGTAGTTACGGTTTCCCGTAGAGTCAAAAAAGGATTGGATTTACTCAAACACATCATGGGCGCGGCAGATGATTAA
- the psaI gene encoding photosystem I reaction center subunit VIII → MATQFLPHILASTSYLPALFVPIIGWGVPAAVIAFLFLYIESEDIA, encoded by the coding sequence ATGGCAACACAATTTTTGCCTCATATCTTGGCTAGTACTTCCTACTTACCTGCACTCTTCGTTCCCATCATTGGCTGGGGTGTACCTGCAGCTGTGATCGCGTTTTTGTTTTTATACATTGAAAGCGAGGATATTGCTTGA
- a CDS encoding photosystem II reaction center protein J — protein MSAGSGRIPLWVVATIAGLGIITVVGIFFYGAYAGIGSSI, from the coding sequence GTGTCTGCTGGAAGTGGGAGAATTCCCCTGTGGGTCGTCGCTACGATCGCAGGGTTAGGCATTATTACTGTTGTAGGTATTTTCTTTTATGGAGCCTACGCTGGCATCGGTTCTTCAATATAA
- a CDS encoding photosystem II reaction center protein L, with the protein MVERSPNPNNQPVELNRTSLYLGLLLIFVLGILFSSYFFN; encoded by the coding sequence ATGGTAGAAAGATCGCCCAATCCCAATAATCAGCCAGTTGAATTAAACCGCACTTCCCTCTACTTGGGACTACTGCTGATTTTCGTTCTCGGAATTTTGTTTTCCAGTTACTTCTTTAACTAA
- the psbF gene encoding cytochrome b559 subunit beta encodes MTSGNNINNQPVSYPIFTVRWLAVHTLGVPTVFFLGAIAAMQFIQR; translated from the coding sequence ATGACTAGCGGCAATAACATCAATAATCAACCAGTTAGCTATCCGATTTTTACAGTGAGATGGCTTGCAGTCCACACTTTAGGTGTACCAACCGTCTTCTTTTTGGGCGCGATCGCCGCAATGCAGTTTATTCAACGCTAG